CATATGAGCTTGGTCAGGAAACCAGCGGGATTTATCACATCTTCGCCGAAGGCATGGAGGTGGGAGGCACTGCGCCCGGAGCTGGCAACGTGATTTGGGGAGATGGAGTAGGTGTCAGTGTCGGGGATAACGGTTTCATCGAAGGCAACCTGATCGGCACGGACATTACCGGCACGAAAATTCTCAGCAGGGCAAGTGATCTCGGCGCGGCTGGCGGGACTCAGGCATTCGGCGAACCGCCCGCTATCGGCGGGAGTGCGCCTATGGCGCGTAACCTGATTTCCGGCGTGATAACAGGGGTGTCTGCGACACCGGCGTACGTCGTCAACAACTTCATTGGCACGGACATCACCGGCACCAAGGTGCTGGGTGAACCGCTGGGTCCGCAGGGCAATCTGAAATTTGGCGTGATCGTCTACCCTCGAGGCGTCACGACTATTGGCAGCAACCTCATTTCGGGAAATGGGGTCGCCGGCGTTTTCCTTAAGGTTGCCGGAAAGGTCACGACGGCAGGCAATCTCATCGGCACGGACATTACCGGCGCGCAGGCAATCAACAACGGCCACGGATGGGCGAGCAATTGCGAGGAAAATCCAGATGGGAGTTGCGGCTCATCAGACCCGGGGGTGGACGAGGTTGTCATCGGCGGGCTGGGGTTGGCGCGAAACATTATTTCCGGCAATCACGGAGATGGCATCAGGAATTTCCAGAAGACGAAGAACATACGGGTTGAAAACAACTATGTGGGCGTTGATATAACCGGTGCCAACCCTTTAGGCAACTGGGGGCGGGGCATTAGAGCCGGCGGGGTTACGGCTCGAATCGTCAACAACCTTGTATCAGCCAACAACTTTCAGGGAATGTATCTCGGCTCGGGCGCTTTCGGTGCCAGCTCGACATTTGATCAGGTTGCCGAAGGCAACAAAGTGGGCACCAATGCGGCAGGCACGGCGGCACTGGGCAATGGCTCAGACGGTGTTGACTATGGCGGTTTCAATTTATTAATCAACAACCTGATATCAGGCAATCGGGGACATGGGGTGCGCAGTTTGACCAATCTTGGCACCTTGATTCAGAGCAATCGCATTGGCACCGACATCACTGGTGTGAACCCGCTGCCGAATACCGGAGATGGGATCCATATCTATCGCGAGACCATTGATTTGGTTTTGAGCAACACCATCGCGTTCAATAATGGGCGAGGCGTTCGCGTGGATACATCCGATAAGGTGCGAATTCTCGGCAACAGCATTTTCTCCAACGGCGCTGAGGGCATCTCGCTATACAATTCAAATAACAATCAGCCCGCGCCGGTTCTAACCTCTGTCATGGTGAGCGGCGGGAGTTTGACCGTATCCGGCACGCTCAATGCCCCCGCGGGAAATTACAAGTTGGAATTCTTCAGCAACGACGAGTGCGATCCGTCCGGCTCCGGCGAAGGCAAAACCCTGATTGGCTCAATGCAGTTTAACAAAACCGGCAGCGGGCAGGAGTCCTTCACGGCCTCGGGCTTGCTCATGTCGGTTTTGCAGGAAAACATCATCACTGCTACCTCCACAAGCGTCGGCGGCGAGGTCAATGGCGAATCCTCTCAGTTTTCCAATTGTCTGCCGCTCTGCACGTTTACGCTCAGTTGTCCGAGCAATATCACCACCGGCACAGATGCCGGGCAATGTTCCGCGCAGGTGAGTTTTACGCCTACAGCGTCGGCTTCCTGTATTGATGGGATCACCTATGAGGTGATCCCCACCTGTACGGCAGGCGGCGTAACCATCACCTCGCCACACACTTTCCCGGCAGGCACGACGACCGTCACCTGTTCGGCAGGACCTGAGCAGTGCTCGTTCACCGTGACGGTCAATGATGACGACGGCCCTATTGTTACGGTTCCCCCGGACATCGTGGCCGACGCTCTCCCGGATCAGTGTTCGGCGTCGGTGTCATATACGGTAAGCGCCAATGATGCCTGCTCCGGTCCGGTACCGCTGGTCATCTGTACAGTGAATTATGCAATAATCACATCGCCTTACGTCTTCCCCAAAGGGACGACGACCGTCACCTGCGATGCGTTGGATGCAGGGAACCGGAGAAGTTCGGCTTCATTCACCGTGACGGTTAGGGACAGGGTCGCGCCCGTGGTCACGGTTCCGGCTAATATTGTCCAGAGCACGGACGCCGGTCAGTGTTCGGCGTCGGTTTCATTTGCCGCCAGCGCAACAGACAACTGTGATGCGGTAACTCTGGTTTGCAAGGTTGGCGACACGGCGATTACCTCTCCGCATGTCTTTCCTAAAGGAATAACCACCGTCACCTGCTCGACAAGCGATACGAGCAGCAATTCCGCAAGCGCCGCGTTCACCGTCACAGTCAACGACAGCCTTGCGCCGACGGTCACCGTACCGGCAAACATCACACAAGCGACAGATGCCAATCAATGCTCAGCTTCTATCGGATTCAGCGTCAGTGCCAATGATGACTGTGACGGCGCGCTTACGCCTGTCTGTAAGGTTGGCGACACGCCCATCACCTCGCCCTATAGCTTCCCGAAAGGCGTGACCACAGTGACCTGCACGGCAAGCGATGCATCGAGCAATACCGGCACCAACAGCTTTACAGTTACCATCAACGATACCCAGGCACCGGCGATTAGCTGTGCAAACGTTGCGGCGCAATCAGCCAACGCTGATGCCAACTGCGCCGCCCCTGTCCCGGATGTCAGAAATCTGGTCAGGGCACAATCAAGTGATAACTGCACGGCTGGCGTTGATCTGGTTGTCACACAAAGTCCCGCGCAAGGCTCGCTGGTCAGCGGCACGGGTTCGCACCCCATCATGGTCACGGTCACGGATGCGAGCAACAACAGCGCCACCTGTGTGGTCGCCTTCACATTGATTGACACGACATTACCGGTGGTTCTCTGCCCTGCCAATATCGTCAAAGTAACGGAACCGAATCTCTGTTCGGCAGTCGCTACCTTCTCTGCAACGGCAAGCGATAATTGCTCGGGTGTGGGCACGCCGGTTTGCACGCCGCCAAGTGGTACAACTTTTCCAACCGGCACCACGATGATAACCTGCACGGTGCGCGATGCCGCAAATAATCAATCGACGCCCTGCTGGTTTACGGTTACGGTGATGGATACACAGCCACCTTCGATCACCTGTCCGGCAAATCAAACGAGCGTCACTGTGAATCCCGGCAACTCCACAGTCACGGTTACTTATCCATCACCAACGGCGGCAGACAACTGCGGGTTGGCAAGCGTCGTCTGTAATCCACCATCGGGCAGCGCCTTCCCTCTGGGAGTAACGACGGTCACTTGTACAGCGATGGATGTGGCGGGCAACACCACGACCTGTTCATTCACCGTCACCACCTTCGATGTGTGCGTGCAGGATGATTCCGTGTCTTCGCGCGTGTTGTTATGGAATTCGGTGACGGGAGATTATCGTCTATGTAGCAGCGGCGCCATCGTGACCGGCAAAGGCACGTTGAGCCGGCAGAGCAACCTGTTCAAGCTAACCCATAACGCCGCAGATCGGCGATTGATGGCACAGGTTGACGTGGGAGCCGCTCGCGGTTCGGCGAGTTTGCAGATGCCGGTTGGTATTATTTACTGTACGATCACAGACCGCGACCTCCGCAACAACTCCTGCCTGTGTCAATGACGCTGACTTGATCCTGAGGGCGTGCTTGAGAAAAGTTGTTCAGGCACGCTCTCACACTTCCCTTTTCAGTAGCCGGTAGGCGGTAGTCAGTAGTCTGTACTAAATATTTTCTATAGTTTTTAAGAAAAAGTTTTCCACAAGCAGCGCCGAAGGCGTGTCATTCAATAGCCCTGCGCAACGCGCTGGGTAAGCGACGGGAGACACCAGAAAGCCCTGAAAGGGCGCAATCAATCGGCGGTTATTACGCCCTTTCAGGGCTTCAAGCAGCAATCTTTTCTTAAAGTCTATAACTTCTGCTTACCAACAACCG
This portion of the Acidobacteriota bacterium genome encodes:
- a CDS encoding HYR domain-containing protein, encoding MKQQVNKFYTQGRITIIFAFIILTAVGLLVLPMSSKTSSKSIERQNIQLMEGGRLGVRLTDGQELTALYAGQSESKNLIASGEASPKTLAAADFDEDGSPDLISGYGTGRGGVITLHRGNKSYRQNLDNLSAEQTQSATSAAFLSQAETFELPQSPDFIGTGDFDNDGHQDVVATALNGDALLLLPGNGRGGFGVVEPIPLPGRVTTITVGEMNRADHIADIGVAIVGDNGSQVLVFESPEGALTTREKRIKKFFDAAQAQPPDIATITDGRKFLGYRPVLTVVPSLTAEPDNPTSPYYSPADVPAYPEPEVFAMPAQVNALVMGCLNGDSKYDLAAAAGEELLIVSGRDRKLMLTQAARADVPEAKIERFRLGFGIEAMAIGNFVWNRQYRASLALLSDSGEVHLLTPGGIAPEPWSESEKRQRETFVKRLEKFEAKLRKNGKAGAEGVLARQSVINAERQRVYNQLKSAGLLPGVTPAELPADARTDWQITESLAVVSEQEARILSQAGRRGITRLAVGRISGKNADDLIVLDEAEQQMHIVGWDSPNRNSQIAGQAAKGKQPFARLAKLDTVNAPVAALAMHLNNDAVSDLVVLRQGASAPSTITTAPMMTFTVKSTSDTSNGSCGANCTLRDAINAANANPGDDMIVFDIGSGTPSITLTSNLPEITDVVTINGNTGGATRVEIIDNGATAQVFKIIVNNCAVRSLVLRVTEGDGIAFQENGGCAVTGCIMTGIATSNSEGVRLSNTTYTVIGGYTAADRNVISGFDGSVLSLFDAHAVQVIGNYIGTNETATAAYELGQETSGIYHIFAEGMEVGGTAPGAGNVIWGDGVGVSVGDNGFIEGNLIGTDITGTKILSRASDLGAAGGTQAFGEPPAIGGSAPMARNLISGVITGVSATPAYVVNNFIGTDITGTKVLGEPLGPQGNLKFGVIVYPRGVTTIGSNLISGNGVAGVFLKVAGKVTTAGNLIGTDITGAQAINNGHGWASNCEENPDGSCGSSDPGVDEVVIGGLGLARNIISGNHGDGIRNFQKTKNIRVENNYVGVDITGANPLGNWGRGIRAGGVTARIVNNLVSANNFQGMYLGSGAFGASSTFDQVAEGNKVGTNAAGTAALGNGSDGVDYGGFNLLINNLISGNRGHGVRSLTNLGTLIQSNRIGTDITGVNPLPNTGDGIHIYRETIDLVLSNTIAFNNGRGVRVDTSDKVRILGNSIFSNGAEGISLYNSNNNQPAPVLTSVMVSGGSLTVSGTLNAPAGNYKLEFFSNDECDPSGSGEGKTLIGSMQFNKTGSGQESFTASGLLMSVLQENIITATSTSVGGEVNGESSQFSNCLPLCTFTLSCPSNITTGTDAGQCSAQVSFTPTASASCIDGITYEVIPTCTAGGVTITSPHTFPAGTTTVTCSAGPEQCSFTVTVNDDDGPIVTVPPDIVADALPDQCSASVSYTVSANDACSGPVPLVICTVNYAIITSPYVFPKGTTTVTCDALDAGNRRSSASFTVTVRDRVAPVVTVPANIVQSTDAGQCSASVSFAASATDNCDAVTLVCKVGDTAITSPHVFPKGITTVTCSTSDTSSNSASAAFTVTVNDSLAPTVTVPANITQATDANQCSASIGFSVSANDDCDGALTPVCKVGDTPITSPYSFPKGVTTVTCTASDASSNTGTNSFTVTINDTQAPAISCANVAAQSANADANCAAPVPDVRNLVRAQSSDNCTAGVDLVVTQSPAQGSLVSGTGSHPIMVTVTDASNNSATCVVAFTLIDTTLPVVLCPANIVKVTEPNLCSAVATFSATASDNCSGVGTPVCTPPSGTTFPTGTTMITCTVRDAANNQSTPCWFTVTVMDTQPPSITCPANQTSVTVNPGNSTVTVTYPSPTAADNCGLASVVCNPPSGSAFPLGVTTVTCTAMDVAGNTTTCSFTVTTFDVCVQDDSVSSRVLLWNSVTGDYRLCSSGAIVTGKGTLSRQSNLFKLTHNAADRRLMAQVDVGAARGSASLQMPVGIIYCTITDRDLRNNSCLCQ